A window of the Streptomyces finlayi genome harbors these coding sequences:
- a CDS encoding small secreted protein — MNKKLAAALSGGAVLVLTLSGCSDDSDDKVNDWAKEVCDQVQPQLQKIADANGDIQRQTADNSKPADVQATDSAAFQQISQAYKALGAAVNSAGPPPVDDGETTQKEAVKELNASSVAYAGLKTKVDALDTKDQAKFADGLKGIADELNKISTSGDQALKKLQSGEVGAAMAKQKGCQKPKASSSPSAGSSVSPSASASKKA; from the coding sequence GTGAACAAGAAGCTTGCAGCCGCACTGTCCGGCGGTGCGGTACTCGTACTGACGCTGTCGGGCTGCAGCGACGACAGCGACGACAAGGTCAACGACTGGGCCAAGGAGGTCTGCGACCAGGTCCAGCCCCAGCTGCAGAAGATCGCGGACGCCAACGGCGACATCCAGCGGCAGACCGCGGACAACAGCAAGCCGGCCGACGTCCAGGCGACCGACTCGGCCGCCTTCCAGCAGATCTCGCAGGCGTACAAGGCGCTGGGCGCGGCCGTGAACTCAGCGGGCCCGCCGCCCGTCGACGACGGCGAGACCACGCAGAAGGAGGCCGTGAAGGAGCTCAACGCCTCCTCCGTGGCCTACGCGGGGCTGAAGACGAAGGTCGACGCCCTCGACACGAAGGACCAGGCGAAGTTCGCCGACGGCCTCAAGGGCATCGCCGACGAGCTGAACAAGATCAGCACCAGTGGCGACCAGGCGCTGAAGAAGCTGCAGTCCGGTGAGGTCGGCGCCGCGATGGCCAAGCAGAAGGGGTGCCAGAAGCCGAAGGCATCCTCTTCGCCGTCCGCCGGATCGTCGGTGTCACCGTCCGCCTCGGCGAGCAAGAAGGCGTGA